The segment ACCAGAAAACCGTGGGTACGGGCGCGGCGAATCTTGGAAGGTTGGTAAGTACGTTTCATGTTGGTTCCTTGAGAAGGTTCAGTATTTGCGTCGGCAAGGCGCTTTATTTGCGCCCGACCATCCAGGTTTTGCGCCGCACACTCTTACCGTCAAGTCCGACATTTTTTCACATGTCGAGCATGTCATCGGGCTTGAAGGCAATAAACGGAACAAAGCACTCGCCGCAGCGCAAAAACCACTGGGCGCGCGCGCACAAAAATTGGCGCCCGGCTCATATCACCCTGAACACATTCAGGGAAACCTGCGATTATCACAGTGTTGAGCCTTTGATGCAATGACCTTTAAAATTGTCATGCACTTATGAGGCATTGGACCTGGCAACAGGCTTTGTCAGAGATTCTTTACAAACAGCGCACTGTCAATCTATTAGTATGTGCTGCCTATTACGCACCGGGGCCGGGGATAGCCTTCTGATACTTTGTGGATAACTTCCGTAAAAGCTACAATACAAGCCCCGCAACTGTTCCTCCTATCCACAATTAGATTTTTGACAATGACAGAGGAACCAACCAATGATGCAGGCCAAGCCCTGTGGCAGGTCTGCGTGGAGCAAATGGGCCAAGAAATGCCCGAGCAGCAATTCAACACATGGATCAAGCCGCTTACCGCTCTAGTTGCCGAAGACTTTTCCAAGGTCACCGTTTACGTGGCCAACCGCTTCAAGCTGGACTGGATTCGTGCCCAGTACGCTGGCCGCATCTCGGCCATGCTGGAGTCACTGTATGGCCAGCCCGTCACCCTTGAGTTAGCACTTGCTCAGCGCGAAAGCGTGGTGCGTACTTATGTGCGCCCACCGTCTTCTTCTTCGCAGCAGTTGGCACCTCAGACACTCAATGTGTCCGTTCCCACGGTAACTGAAGAAGCTAGCGCCCCGGTGTTCCGCACCCGCCTGAACCCCGCTCTCACATTCGAGACGCTGGTCGAAGGTACGGCCAACCGCATGGCTCGTTCCGCAGCTATGCATGTGGCTGGCTCGCCCGGCCATCTGTACAACCCGCTGTTTATCTACGGCGGTGTTGGCTTGGGTAAAACCCACTTGATGCACGCTGTGGGTAACCAGTTGCTCAAGGACAAGCCGGACGCCAAGATTCTCTATATCCACGCAGAGCAATTTGTCTCGGATGTGGTCAAGGCCTATCAGCGCCGCACCTTTGATGAGTTCAAAGAACGCTATCACTCGCTCGATCTTTTGTTGATCGACGATGTGCAGTTCTTTGCCAACAAAGACCGCACGCAAGAAGAATTCTTCAACGCCTTCGAAGCCCTGCTGACCAAGAAGAGCCATATCGTGATGACGTCGGACACCTACCCCAAGGGTCTGGCCAATATTCACGAGCGTCTAGTATCTCGCTTCGACTCCGGCCTCACGGTCGCGATTGAGCCGCCTGAGCTGGAAATGCGCGTGGCGATTTTGATCAACAAGGCCCGCGCTGAGAACGCCGATATGCCTGAAGAAGTCGCCTTCTTCGTGGCCAAAAACGTGCGCTCCAACGTGCGTGAACTCGAAGGCGCGCTGCGCAAAATTCTGGCTTATTCGCGCTTCAATCAAAAAGAAGTGTCGATTCAGCTGGCCCGCGAGGCGCTGCGCGATCTGCTCAGTATTCAAAACCGCCAGATTTCTGTGGAAAACATCCAGAAAACGGTGGCTGACTACTACAAGATCAAGGTCGCTGACATGTACAGCAAGAAGCGCCCGGCCAGCATTGCACGCCCACGCCAGATTGCGATGTACTTGGCCAAGGAGCTGACGCAAAAGAGCTTGCCTGAGATTGGCGAGCTGTTTGGCGGGCGCGACCACACAACGGTGCTGCACGCGGTACGCAAGATATCTGGCGAGCGCCAGACCAATACTGAGCTGAACCAGCAATTGCATGTGTTGGAGCAAACGCTCAAGGGTTGATGAAAACTCCCCCATGAATGTCACTCACACACGGCAAAATGGGGAATTCACGCGGCATGAGGGAGCGTCCGCCCCGCCCTGCGGACGCCGCCGCGTCAAACAAATGCGCACTTAATTCACAGAGGTTGACATGATCGTCCTGAAAGCCACACAAGACAAAGTTCTCGCGGTCCTGCAATCAGTGGCCGGCATCGTCGAACGCCGCCACACGCTGCCTATTTTGGCCAATGTGCTGATCAAAAAAACAGGCAACGCGCTGCAACTGACGACCAGCGATCTGGAAATCCAGATCCGCACCACCGCTGAGCTGGGCGGCGACGCTGGCGACTTCACCACCACCATTGGTGCCCGCAAGCTGATCGACATTTTGAAGACCATGCCCGGCGACCAAACCGTGAGCCTGGAGACGCAGCAAGCCAAGATGATTTTGAAGGGTGGCAAGAGCCGCTTTACGCTGCAGACCCTGCCCGCAGAAGACTTCCCGCTGGTGCAAGAATCTGCCGCCTTTGGCCCCGCTTTCAGCGTGCCGCAAAAAGTGCTCAAGGACTTACTGGGCCAAGTGTCCTTTTCCATGGCGGTGCAAGACATTCGCTACTACCTGAACGGTATTTTGTTTGTGGCTGAAGGCAACACACTGAGCCTGGTTGCCACTGACGGTCACCGCTTGGCATGGGCCAGCGCCACGCTGGATGTGGAAGTGCCCGTCAAGCAAGAAGTCATTTTGCCGCGCAAGACCGTGCTGGAAATGCAGCGCCTGCTGAGCGACGCCAGCGGTGACAACCAGCCCGTCATCGAGATGCAATTTGCCAGCAATCAAGCCAAGTTCACCTTTGGCGGCATGGAGTTTGTGACCAAGCTGGTCGAAGGCAAGTTCCCTGACTACAACCGTGTGATCCCCAAGAACCACACCAACAGCGTGACTCTGGGCCGCGCACCGCTGCTGGCATCCCTGCAGCGCACGGCCATCATGACCAGCGACAAATTCAAGGGCGTGCGCCTGTCGGTTGAGCCCGGCACGCTGCGCGTCGCATCCAACAATGCCGAGCAAGAAGAGGCGATGGATGAACTCGATATCGACTACGGTGGCGACACCATTGAAATCGGCTTCAACGTGACCTATTTGATCGATGTGCTCACCAATATGAGCCAAGACATGGTCAAGATCGATCTGCAAGATGGCAACAGCTCCGCGCTGGTCTCCATCCCTGAGAACGAAAGCTTCAAGTACGTCGTGATGCCCATGCGCATCTAGGCGCGCAAAACGCAGCCTACCCCTTCCATTGCCTGAAAAACATGAGCAGCTAGCGCTGATAAAACATGTGTTTCAGGCAAGTATTCATTTGAAAGTTATGCAAGTCAGGGACATGTAGCTTCTGACTTGATAGCAGCAAGGTAATTTCATGACCGAAGAGAACAAGCCAGACACCCCAACCACCGCTGATACAAGCGGCTATGGCGAAGGTTCAATCCAGATTCTGGAAGGCCTGGAAGCCGTGCGCAAACGCCCCGGCATGTACATCGGTGATACGTCTGACGGCACCGGTCTGCACCACTTGGTCTTTGAGGTCGTGGACAACTCCATTGACGAAGCACTGGCTGGCCACTGCGACGACATTTTGGTCACCATCCACGCAGATGGCTCGCTCTCCGTCATTGACAACGGCCGTGGCATTCCCACCCGCGTGAAGATGGACGACAAGCACGAGCCCAAGCGCTCGGCTGCTGAAATTGCGCTGACCGAACTGCACGCTGGTGGCAAGTTCAACCAAAACAGCTACAAAGTCTCGGGCGGTCTGCACGGTGTGGGCGTGTCTTGCGTGAATGCACTGTCCATCTGGCTCAAACTCACCGTCAGCCGTGACGGCGTGCGCCACGAAATCGACTTCTCGCGCGGCTTTGTGCAAAACCGCCTGATCGAGGTGGTCAACGGCGTTGAAGTCTCGCCCATGCGCGCAGTCGGCGCATCCGACAAGCGCGGCACCAAGGTGCACTTCTTGCCCGACCAAGAGATCTTTAAAGAGAACTTCGAGTTCCGCTACGAGATTTTGGCCAAGCGCTTGCGCGAACTCTCCTTCCTGAACAACGGCGTGCGCATTCGCCTCAAAGACGAGCGCGACGGCAAGGAAGACGACTTCTCT is part of the Comamonas sp. Y33R10-2 genome and harbors:
- the dnaA gene encoding chromosomal replication initiator protein DnaA translates to MTEEPTNDAGQALWQVCVEQMGQEMPEQQFNTWIKPLTALVAEDFSKVTVYVANRFKLDWIRAQYAGRISAMLESLYGQPVTLELALAQRESVVRTYVRPPSSSSQQLAPQTLNVSVPTVTEEASAPVFRTRLNPALTFETLVEGTANRMARSAAMHVAGSPGHLYNPLFIYGGVGLGKTHLMHAVGNQLLKDKPDAKILYIHAEQFVSDVVKAYQRRTFDEFKERYHSLDLLLIDDVQFFANKDRTQEEFFNAFEALLTKKSHIVMTSDTYPKGLANIHERLVSRFDSGLTVAIEPPELEMRVAILINKARAENADMPEEVAFFVAKNVRSNVRELEGALRKILAYSRFNQKEVSIQLAREALRDLLSIQNRQISVENIQKTVADYYKIKVADMYSKKRPASIARPRQIAMYLAKELTQKSLPEIGELFGGRDHTTVLHAVRKISGERQTNTELNQQLHVLEQTLKG
- the dnaN gene encoding DNA polymerase III subunit beta, which translates into the protein MIVLKATQDKVLAVLQSVAGIVERRHTLPILANVLIKKTGNALQLTTSDLEIQIRTTAELGGDAGDFTTTIGARKLIDILKTMPGDQTVSLETQQAKMILKGGKSRFTLQTLPAEDFPLVQESAAFGPAFSVPQKVLKDLLGQVSFSMAVQDIRYYLNGILFVAEGNTLSLVATDGHRLAWASATLDVEVPVKQEVILPRKTVLEMQRLLSDASGDNQPVIEMQFASNQAKFTFGGMEFVTKLVEGKFPDYNRVIPKNHTNSVTLGRAPLLASLQRTAIMTSDKFKGVRLSVEPGTLRVASNNAEQEEAMDELDIDYGGDTIEIGFNVTYLIDVLTNMSQDMVKIDLQDGNSSALVSIPENESFKYVVMPMRI